Part of the Paludisphaera borealis genome, TGTAGGGCGGACACCGCCTGCCGTGTTTAACCATCGACACCGTAATGGGTTCGGACGGTTGGCAGTGCCCACTCTACGAAATGAGAGATGTGTGTGGCCGATTCTTCTAGACTGTCTCTCAAGCCTTGGGGCCGGTCTGCTCGGCCTGAGCGAACCAGTCGGCGAGGGCGAGGCGGAAGCCGGGTAAGACGTCGCCACCGTCGAGCTCGTCGTCGATTGTCAGCGTGGTGAAATCGTGGCGCGCGGTGTAGGCGCGGACAGTGTGGCGTCTGGGGTCGACGTACCAGACGAGCCGCACGCCGGCCCGGAAATACTCGTCAAGCTTGCGCTCCATCTCCCTGCGTCTGTTCGACGTGTTGAGGATTTCCACGACGAGGTCGGGTGCCACAGTCGGGATCTCGCCGCTCCCTCGACCCGTTTTGGGAACACGCTCCCACGAGATGAACATGGTGTCGGGGATTCGGATTACGCCGGGAAAGAGCCTGATCGTGCCGTCGGCCCTCAGGATCACGCCGAGATCGTGCTCCCGGAGATAGCTGCCGAGATAGTAAGCGAGCAGAACCGCGAGCCGCGATTCATGGAACCCCATGCCCTTCTCTACCAGCACCCCGTCGACCAACTCAAAGAGCCGTCCCTCGCGGCTGCGGTTGTGGAATCGGATCACGTCCTTCTCGGTGGCCGTGCCGGGGGTGGGGACCATCCGGACGCGCGAGGGGGGGACGTCGCCCAACCGCTTCAGCAGGTCGGCCACGGTCTCGGTGCCTGGAGGCGTCGCGATCGACATGGGCGTCCCTCGAAAATGCCGGAGATCAAGGCGATCCATTGTCTCATCAACCGGGATCGGCGGGCAAGCCGACCCCTGTCGACGATAATCTTGCGAAACACCTCCGATACGGTCGTCTCAATCGAGCGATCCGGGAGTAAATTAGCTGTAGGGGATTCCCTGCACTTTCTCAACCTGGAACGCCGTTCGGCCGGGCCGTGGAAGCCGGGAACTTTCGGTGAGATGGGATGAAAAGCGCGCGATCAAAGCCAATCGTGGGAACAGGAGCCTGAGTCGTTCGACTTCAACGGAAACGGGGGGGGCAGATGTCGGCTGGTGACGAATCAGGCCGAAAACCGCGCCGAACGAAGCCAATTTGTTGGCGTGAGTGTAAAGAAAAATGGGGTAAGGCTTTGCGTTTGTTGGCCGGGCGGTTGGCCCGGCGCGAACGAAGCCAATTTGTTGGGGTGGGTAGAAGGAAGTCCGTATCGGTGGGGCCCTTGGATGCCGCAACCCGTTTTGGGGCGAACGAAGCCAATGCTCAAGTCGCGTCAGCCTGTTTTCGGGACGAACGAAGCCAATGGCATTCTATGATACAAAGTATTGCAAGATAGGGTTTTGCGTTCTTGGGGCGGGCGTTGTGGCCGGCGCGAACGAAGCCAATTCGGCGGCCAGGCTCGAATGAGGACGGGCATCAGGGCAAGACCTTCCTCGCGACTGTCATCGGTCGGGGGGAACTCGAATGCGGAGTGGTTTTCGGGGCAAACGAAGCCAATTCTCCGGTCTGGCGGTCGGAGGGACGGGGCGGCCTTTTCGGCGGCGGGTCCGGCTCGGGGGGCGGAAGGCCGCATGCGGTTATCCATGTGGCGGCCAAGAACTTCGGGCGAGGAATTTGCGAACGGGCGTCCCATAATGATCGTAGGAAATGTCGACGGCCCGTCGAGCGGACCGCCGCGGCCCCGGTTGACGAAAACCGAGCGGGCGCTGTAAGGTTTGGCGTCTTAACGACTTGCTGCAACGTGTCCAGAGTCATTGCGTGGGGAATGAGCGGCAATGGAAGTGCTGATCGAGCTTTGGGATAAGACGACTGACGCCCTGTCCGCCATCTCCGAGAACGTGTCGGAAGGGCTCGTGCGGCTGTTCGGCAGCTCCAACGAGCGCCGGATTCGGCACATGCGTCCGCTGGTAGCCCGGATCAACGAGCTCGAGCCGTCGATGCAGGCGCTCTCGGACGACCAGCTCAAGGCCAAGACCGAGGAGTTCCGCGGCCGTCGACAGGCCGGCGAGTCGCTCGACGACCTGTTGCCCGAGGCGTTCGCGGCGTGCCGCGAGGCGGGGCGCCGGTTCCTCAACATGCGCCATTTCGACGTCCAGCTCATGGGCGGGATGGTGCTGCACAGCGGCGACATCGCCGAGATGATCACCGGCGAGGGCAAGACGCTGGTCTCCACGCTGGCGTCGTACCTGAACGCGCTCGACGGCAAGGGGGTGCACGTCGTCACGGTCAACGACTACCTCGCCCGTCGCGACGCCGAGTGGATGAGCCCGCTGTTTCAAGGGCTGGGCATGACTGTGGGCGCGATCCAGTCGGAGATGGAAGCCAGCGAGCGCCAGGCGACCTACGCCTGCGACGTCACGTACGGCACCAACAACGAGTTCGGCTTCGACTACCTTCGCGACAACATGAAGCCGACCAAGGACTATCAGGCCCAGGGCGAGCTCCACTACGCGATCATCGACGAGGTCGACAGCATCCTGATCGACGAGGCCCGGACCCCCCTGATCATCTCGGGGCCGGCCTTCGACGACGTCCGCAAGTACGCCGAGGCCGACCGGATCGCCCGGTTGCTCAAGCGCGACGTGCATTTCGAGGTCAAGGAGAAGGAGCGGACCTGCCATCTCAACGACGAGGGGGTCCGCGAGGCGGAGAAGATCGCGGGGGTGGAGAGCTTCTACACTCCGGGCAACATGGAATGGCCCCACCTGATCGACAACTCGCTTAAGGCCCACCATCTGTATCGTCGCGACCGGGACTACGTGGTTCAGCCCAACGGCGAGGTCGTGATCGTCGATGAATTCACGGGCCGGCTGATGGTCGGCCGCCAGTGGTCCGACGGGCTCCACCAGGCCGTCGAAGCCAAAGAGCGGGTGAAGATCAAGGAAGAGAACCAGACGCTGGCGACGATCACGCTGCAGAACTTCTTCAAGCTCTACAAGAAGCTCTCGGGCATGACCGGCACCGCCATGACCGAGGCGAACGAGTTCTACAAGGTCTACGGCCTCGACGTGATCGCGATCCCGACCAACCGGGGGCTGAGCCGGGTCAACTACCCCGACGTGATCTTCCGGTTCGAGCGCGAGAAGAACAAGGCCATGCTCGACGAGATCAAGGAGGTCCACGAGACGGGCCGGCCGATCCTCGTGGGCACGGTGTCGATCGAGAAGTCCGAGGAGCTGTCGGAGTACCTGACCCGGTACGGAATCCCGCACCAGGTCTTGAACGCCAAGTACCACGAGCGCGAGGCCGAGATCGTCGCCCAGGCGGGTCGCAAGGCCGCCGTGACGATCGCCACCAACATGGCCGGCCGCGGCACCGACATCATCCTCGGCGGCAACCCGGAGTTCATGGCCTGGTCGGACCTCAAGCGGGCGACCAACGAGGACGGCCGGATCATCTACGAGACCCGGCTCGACGTC contains:
- a CDS encoding Uma2 family endonuclease gives rise to the protein MSIATPPGTETVADLLKRLGDVPPSRVRMVPTPGTATEKDVIRFHNRSREGRLFELVDGVLVEKGMGFHESRLAVLLAYYLGSYLREHDLGVILRADGTIRLFPGVIRIPDTMFISWERVPKTGRGSGEIPTVAPDLVVEILNTSNRRREMERKLDEYFRAGVRLVWYVDPRRHTVRAYTARHDFTTLTIDDELDGGDVLPGFRLALADWFAQAEQTGPKA